A region of Neovison vison isolate M4711 chromosome 7, ASM_NN_V1, whole genome shotgun sequence DNA encodes the following proteins:
- the LOC122913337 gene encoding LOW QUALITY PROTEIN: zinc finger protein 420-like (The sequence of the model RefSeq protein was modified relative to this genomic sequence to represent the inferred CDS: substituted 2 bases at 2 genomic stop codons), protein MQGKLEIDKGRGCSGVQAVSSHETQSFLLECSIEGSFQNGSAHRYKDSAVEILYLCTDWDNDGESQVPQRNPGQYTQTKAIALNENVTALNGEGYKLLQKTSLFKSTVCEEQCVSVSTGSNQIVNHSDLWTDHLEDLESNLVHAESNDLSHLENRICLTLNQRFRNEEQSAQWDRYERDFTEESTLQYDQRLFTGDRIAQCTESEKILNQGSCVHRCVRARFAESHYECDKCGEGFHPSSNFSIHNGHHLGDSPHKDNECGKACNQSSSVGDHQKIHEGKSPFTCNKPGTMFSQSSSLNINEMIPQGEKTYIFKEYGKSFDCHSALSQHQQMDTGEKVYKCEEGGQSFKDCSSLNGHSQIYSGEKPCKCQECGKTFNNHSSLNRQHQIHIAGKNYNCNECAKAFTSCSKLIQHQRIHSGDKPYQCQQCGKRFSHSSTLTRHHRIHTGQKPYQCQECGKAFTRSSDLSQHHKIHTGQKPYQCQECGKAFTRRSDLSQHHKIHTGQKPYQCQECGNAFTRRTNLSRHQKTHSAEKPYQCQECGKAFKWMSHLCQHHNIHNAEKPYQCPECGNAFNWKSGLTKHYRIHTGEKPYQCQKSGKSFNWRSSFIQHHRTHNGEKPYQCQECGKAFTRSSDLSQHHKIHTGQKPYQCQECGKAFTRRSDLSQHHKIHTGQKPYQCQECGNAFTRRANLSRHQKTHSAEKPYQCQECGKAFKWMSHLCQHHNIHNAEKPYQCQKCGKSFNWRSSLNKHHRTHTREKPYQCQKCGKSFNQRSSFIKHQRIHTGEKPYQCQCGKAFMYNSDLIQHHRIHTGEKPYXCQECGKAFKVNSHLSQHSRTHTRAIHIGEKPYQCQVCGKAFINSSTLTXHHRIHTGEKPGECHECGKAFNWRSSVTEHQRIHPGEKPYQHQECC, encoded by the exons ATGCAGGGGAAACTTGAAATTGATAAAGGCCGTGGATGCAGTGGGGTCCAAG CTGTATCTTCACATGAGACCCAGAGTTTCCTGCTAGAGTGTAGCATAGAAGGTTCTTTCCAGAACGGGTCAGCACACAGATACAAAGATAGTGCTGTTGAGATTTTATACTTATGCACAGACTGGGACAATGATGGGGAGAGTCAAGTGCCTCAAAGAAATCCTGGACAATACACCCAAACCAAGGCAATTGCCCTTAATGAGAATGTCACTGCCCTAAATGGTGAAGGATATAAACTGCTGCAGAAAACCTCCCTTTTTAAGTCAACTGTTTGTGAAGAGCAGTGTGTTTCTGTCAGCACAGGCTCCAATCAGATAGTCAACCATAGCGATTTGTGGACAGACCACTTGGAAGATCTGGAAAGTAACCTAGTCCATGCTGAGAGTAATGATTTGAGCCATTTGGAAAATAGGATTTGTCTGACTTTAAATCAgagatttagaaatgaagaacaaagtgcTCAGTGGGATCGATATGAGAGAGACTTCACTGAGGAGTCGACCCTACAGTATGACCAGAGGCTTTTCACTGGAGACAGAATTGCTCAATGCACTGAATCTGAGAAAATACTGAACCAGGGCTCCTGTGTTCACAGATGTGTCAGGGCTAGGTTTGCAGAGAGCCATTATGAATGTGATAAATGTGGGGAAGGCTTTCATCCAAGCTCTAACTTCAGTATACATAATGGTCACCATTTGGGAGACAGTCCTCATAAAgataatgaatgtgggaaagcttgTAACCAGTCCTCCAGTGTTGGTGATCATCAGAAAATTCATGAGGGAAAAAGCCCATTCACATGTAATAAACCAGGGACCATGTTTAGTCAGTCATCAAGCTTAAACATCAATGAGATGATCCCACAGGGAGAGAAAACTTATATCTTTAAGGAATATGGTAAATCCTTTGACTGCCACTCAGCACTATCTCAACATCAGCAAATGGATACTGGAGAAAAAGTATACAAATGCGAAGAAGGTGGTCAAAGCTTTAAGGACTGTTCATCTCTAAATGGACATTCACAGATCTATTCTGGAGAGAAACCCTgcaaatgtcaagaatgtggcaagacTTTTAACAATCACTCAAGTCTTAATAGACAGCACCAAATTCATATTGCAGGGAAAAATTACAACTGTAATGAATGTGCCAAAGCCTTTACATCATGCTCAAAACTTAttcaacatcagagaattcatagtGGAGATAAACCTTACCAGTGTCAACAATGTGGCAAGAGGTTTAGCCACAGCTCAACCCTTACtcgacatcacagaattcatactggacagaaaccttaccaatgtcaggaatgtggcaaggcctttaccAGGAGCTCAGATCTTTCTCAGCATCACAAAATTCATACTGgacagaaaccttaccaatgtcaggaatgtggcaaggcctttaccAGGAGGTCAGATCTTTCTCAGCATCACAAAATTCACACTGgacagaaaccttaccaatgtcaggaATGTGGCAATGCCTTTACCAGGAGGACAAATCTTTCTCGGCATCAGAAAACTCATAGTgcagagaaaccttaccaatgtcaagaatgtggcaaggccttcaAGTGGATGTCACATCTTTGTCAACATCACAACATTCATAACgcagagaaaccttaccaatgtccaGAATGTGGCAATGCCTTTAACTGGAAGTCAGGTCTTACTAAGC attacagaattcatactggagagaaaccctaccaATGTCAAAAATCTGGCAAGAGCTTTAACTGGAGGTCATCCTTTATTCAACATCACAGAACTCATaatggagagaaaccttaccaatgtcaggaatgtggcaaggcctttaccAGGAGCTCAGATCTTTCTCAGCATCACAAAATTCATACTGgacagaaaccttaccaatgtcaggaatgtggcaaggcctttaccAGGAGGTCAGATCTTTCTCAGCATCACAAAATTCACACTGgacagaaaccttaccaatgtcaggaATGTGGCAATGCCTTTACCAGGAGGGCAAATCTTTCTCGGCATCAGAAAACTCATAGTgcagagaaaccttaccaatgtcaagaatgtggcaaggccttcaAGTGGATGTCACATCTTTGTCAACATCACAACATTCATAATGCAGAGAAACCCTACCAGTGCCAAAAATGTGGCAAGAGCTTTAACTGGAGGTCATCACTTAATAAACATCACAGAACTCATACTAGAGAGAAACCTTATCAATGTCAAAAATGTGGCAAAAGCTTTAACCAGAGGTCATCCTTTATtaaacatcagagaattcatactggagagaaaccttaccaatgtcaatgtggcaaggcctttatgTACAACTCGGACCTTAtacaacatcacagaattcatactggagagaaaccttactagtgtcaggaatgtggcaaggcctttaaggTGAACTCACACCTCAGTCAACATAGCAGAACTCATACTAGAGC AATTCATattggagagaaaccttaccaatgtcaagtgTGTGGCAAAGCCTTTATAAACAGCTCAACACTTACTTGACATCACAggattcatactggagagaaacctggCGAATGTCatgaatgtggcaaggcctttaactgGAGGTCAAGTGTTACTGAGCATCAGAGAATTCAtcctggagagaaaccttaccaacaTCAAGAATGTTGTTag
- the LOC122911745 gene encoding putative protein ZNF720, translated as MTFRDVAIEFSEEEWGRLTHTQRQLYRDVMLESYGHLLFLGLTVSKPDLIMFLEEGKRLWDVKRMENVGFHPGRWE; from the exons ATGACCTTCAGGGATGTGGCCATAGAATTCTCTGAGGAGGAGTGGGGACGCCTGACCCACACTCAGCGGCAACTGTACCGTGATGTGATGTTGGAGAGCTATGGACACCTCCTCTTCTTGG GTCTCACTGTGTCAAAGCCAGACCTGATCATGTTTTTGGAGGAAGGGAAGCGGCTCTGGGATGTGAAGAGAATGGAGAATGTAGGCTTCCATCCAGGTAGGTGGGAATGA